In Sphaeramia orbicularis chromosome 5, fSphaOr1.1, whole genome shotgun sequence, the genomic stretch TAAAGCATCTCGTACATTTGTTTTTAGACTGCAGTGGTTTTCTATGATATTCTAGACAGGATGCTGTCTGTATGAATTTGGTGCCTGCTGCATTGCCATATTCATGCATGGCTTCACTGCGAAAGGTAGTCCCATTCATCTCTGTGGATACTGTCCATTGCAGCAGATCAGTGTCCTAATTTAGGATCTTCGGAACATGTTAACGTTACTTAGCCCCTGAGTTTACCTGCATTGAAGTGATTTATATGCAAGGTGGATTGCTCATTTGCATATTAATTTGTCAGGAGTACTAGTGTCAGCCTCAAGTTTTCATGAGCTGATTCATTTTGGTGTCTTCTGCCTTCTCACGACAGTATAACTTTACGTAACACATATCAAATCTTCTGACATTGTGTTCAAGGGTGGCTACAGTTTCATCTATTTTGAGTTTTGTGCTCTTCAAGTTGAAGCTAATTCCTGCAATATCTGACTAAATGACAGATTAAATGTTGAAATGTGTCTCAGGTGTACCTGACCTTGCTGTGTCTGTCTTTGCTTTATCTGTCCTACATGCAGCCAGATCCTAGGTTTCATCCTGTGGCCGTCAGGTCTTTACGGTGTTGAGCCCCCTCCCTTTCCTGGCCCCTGCCTGCAGTTCTCCAAGCTGCAGGACCCAGACTCACTGAAAGGTGCAGGCCTCCTCTCCCTGCAGAATGACTGTTGCCACAGGCGACCCCTCTGACGAGGCTGCTGCACACCCAGGGCACCCCCAGGACTACGACCCGGAGGCTGACCATGAGTGTTGTGAGAGGGTGGTCATCAACATCTCAGGGCTGCGCTTTGAGACACAACTTAAAACCCTCTCCCAGTTCCCAGAGACTCTGCTGGGGGACCCCAAAAAGAGGATGCGTTACTTTGACCCGCTGAGGAACGAGTACTTTTTTGACAGGAACCGACCCAGCTTTGATGCCATATTGTATTATTACCAGTCAGGAGGTCGGCTAAGAAGGCCGGTCAATGTCACCCTCGACATTTTCTCAGAGGAGATTCGGTTCTATGAGCTGGGTGAGGAGGCCATCGAAATGTTCAGAGAAGATGAGGGCTTCATCAAAGAAGAGGAGCGGCCTCTTCCCGATAATGAGTTTCAAAGACAGGTGTGGCTGCTGTTCGAATACCCAGAGAGCTCAGGTCCTGCTaggattattgccataatctccgTCATGGTCATTCTGATATCTATAGTCAGTTTCTGTTTGGAGACCCTTCCCATTTTCCGCAATGATGAGGAGGAAATGCACAAGTCTCACGCTGAAGTCTTTTCACCTGAGACCAACACCACAATCATCAGCTACACATCTACCTACTTCACTGACCCCTTCTTCATCCTGGAAACTCTTTGCATTATATGGTTCTCCTTTGAATTTCTAGTACGTTTCTTTGCCTGCCCCAGCAAAGCAGGGTTTTTTGGTAATATAATGAACATTATTGATATAGTTGCTATCATCCCTTATTTCATCACTCTTGGCACAGAGCTGGCAGACAGGCCCGAGGATGGTCAAGCGGGTCAGCAAGCCATGTCTTTAGCCATTCTCAGGGTCATCCGGTTAGTACGAGTCTTCAGAATTTTTAAGCTCTCACGTCACTCTAAGGGGCTTCAGATCCTGGGCCAGACCCTGAAAGCCAGTATGAGAGAGCTCGGCCTCctcattttcttcctctttattGGGGTCATCCTGTTCTCCAGTGCAGTATACTTTGCTGAAGCAGATGAGCCTGAATCACAGTTCGAAAGCATCCCTGATGCATTTTGGTGGGCTGTAGTGTCCATGACAACAGTTGGCTATGGTGACATGGTCCCGACTACAATTGGTGGCAAGATTGTGGGCTCCCTCTGTGCCATTGCAGGTGTGCTGACCATTGCCTTGCCTGTGCCTGTCATAGTATCCAACTTCAACTACTTCTACCACCGCGAGACCGAGGGTGAAGAACAAGCCCAGTATCTGCAGGTCAACGTGCCCAAAGCG encodes the following:
- the LOC115419546 gene encoding potassium voltage-gated channel subfamily A member 2, yielding MTVATGDPSDEAAAHPGHPQDYDPEADHECCERVVINISGLRFETQLKTLSQFPETLLGDPKKRMRYFDPLRNEYFFDRNRPSFDAILYYYQSGGRLRRPVNVTLDIFSEEIRFYELGEEAIEMFREDEGFIKEEERPLPDNEFQRQVWLLFEYPESSGPARIIAIISVMVILISIVSFCLETLPIFRNDEEEMHKSHAEVFSPETNTTIISYTSTYFTDPFFILETLCIIWFSFEFLVRFFACPSKAGFFGNIMNIIDIVAIIPYFITLGTELADRPEDGQAGQQAMSLAILRVIRLVRVFRIFKLSRHSKGLQILGQTLKASMRELGLLIFFLFIGVILFSSAVYFAEADEPESQFESIPDAFWWAVVSMTTVGYGDMVPTTIGGKIVGSLCAIAGVLTIALPVPVIVSNFNYFYHRETEGEEQAQYLQVNVPKADSAEELKKSRSGSTISKSDYMEIQEAVNNSNEDFQEENLKTANCTLANTNYVNITKMLTDV